The window GCTAAGAGCTGAAAGAAACTTATAGCTGTGTAGCCCAGGCCGTTATAAATGATGAAAGGATCGAACAAAGCTACTGTATTGATGATGTATAGCGGTGTCCAGCAAATAAAAAACTCCAAGACCACTGCGAATAACATTTTGATGACTCGTTTTTTGTTGTGAAGACTGCGATCGGCGTTTGTTCTTCTCAAAGTCAAACTCCTCATTAATATCTTGGTGTTTCTTTTCGGCGTTGACGTGGTTTGGGAATTGTTTCGCAAACTGGAATGTGCACTTGAGTCCCTTTGGCTTAGTGTTTTTTTTGTAGATTTATGATGTAGGAAAACTTCCATGTCGCCGTTAACTGCaagaaatcaaaatcaattcatGTATACTAGAGACATATTCAGATCATTAATCTTAAGGTGatccattcgaaaaaattcattacTATTCCGGAAAAGAGAAAGATGTGACAATAATGTAAATTCCACCATATCATCAGCAAATCATCAAACCTTGCACAACTAAATCTGTAAAAATCGGACAATCTGTCTCCAAGATAATTGAGGCCTTCTCTACTTCTTAACTCAATCAGTATAATCGCTAACACAAATATTTCATTGGCTATCCCATTATTGCTGATACAATGAAGTGAATTATATTCAAAACTGATTGCAGAGAAGTTTATCATGGATTCTCCTTATTTGCTTTTGATTACTATGAAccacaaatatttgaatgacaAATACTGGCAGACAAATAATTCTAAAGTTCTATTTCTACAGATACTCTATAGCATTATTAATTTTACATTGTACTGATGCAAATTAAATTTTCCAATTGAGCTACATTTGCTGCTGTAAGAAAACAGGAATCGAATTGTGAGAACTTTGTTcttgaacacatttttttttgagactCTGTTGAAATTTGGTTTTAGTTATTGTACAGCCTACAGCCAATGAggctcaaatgaaaatttcaatttgtatGATTTACTAGTActtttgtacagggtgtctcaaattcAATGCTCACTAAAAGCGTCtagagaactataagactataAGAAAAGGACCCTTCGAACTCTctcttcgaaataataagatgaGATCAAAaatcagatcatagatatcttgagtcggtctcgagttacagggcgtttctgaaatgTCTTGGATTCTGTTCgagatttttgaagaattctAAAAAAACACGCCGTTacttgtttttcaaaaatacataCATTTCGAAGATATCAACGAAGACTTCATTCTTGGAGTGAGACAccttatatacatataaattttttccatttatttcgagatctgATTCATTTTGTCTCTATTGTATTATTGTAATCaaggcatatacagggtgtttcctaaacatgcggcaaaaattcagggggttgttccttggactattttaagcatgttttgtccttggatgatttttgaaaaacctctttgtttcgaagatacagggcgaacaacatttttcatatttttaaaattaataatagtttaaataaaaatgcgtaccgcactgtgtttattaagtaggtacaatttatttttaaatttgtttaacaacattccaattactaaaaacggccagttttttgactaaaaattgataagtgcagatggtaaaggaatacagattaaacacggttttcatttgaattcgttttgtgatgtattagcaatttttagtcaaaaaactggccgtttttagtaattgaaatgttgttaaacacagtgcggtacgcatttttatttaaactattattaattttaaaaatatgaaaaatgttgttcgccctgtatcttcgaaacaaagaggtttttcaaaaatcatccaaggacaaaacatgcttaaaatagtccaagaaacaaccccctgaatttttgccgcatgtttaggaagcACCCTGTATAGTGTATCCTATTTCAAATACGCCTAATCTCCTCCATATATTCCAAACAGCaattaatttctataatttGTTATGAGTATAatatgaaccataaaaattactgataaTACGTTTTAGAATTTTAGAATATctggaacagaaaccaagatatagcgaaatatttgaaacagtcattttttcgAAACGCCCTGTAATTCGAGAACACATTGAACagattgaagtttttttatCTAAATCTTATATTTCTCAAGATGCTTTCAATGATCATGGAATTTGGGAAATCCAGTAGTGTAGACAATAGAAAAAGACGATCAAAAACGAAAATTCATTTTCTTGCCAAAATACTGATCTTagaaattctttattttctcTCGTTTCTAGCATCTTCGTTCTCTGATATTTATTGAACGCAAGTTATGAAAACCTCCCATACCttcgaatattgaaataaaatgagaGTTACATACCACATCTATCTCTCAATGCTTTCTCCGATTTGATTCCCTTGTACAAAGTTCTGGCAATCAGTGTATACGTAGTCATCATAACAAGTAATGGAATGAGGAGAAGGATGCCGTCAAGGAAAATATTGTATGCCCTTTCCTGCCTCTTGGAAAACCAGCTCTCTCGGCATTTATGATTACCTGAAAACAGAACGGGAAGTTTTGATTAATCGTCTGAAGTCAGATTGTTTGAATTTCAGTTCAGTGAGGAAAGGAGTCTGCTTCCGAATGATATGAAATACCATTTACTTCCTCCACTTTCTCAATTCACATTCGTGGTTgaaacatgggcgcccgcaggggggggggcagggggggccatggccccccctgagattttgataacctctttttcagcacaacaccctcaatattactttctcaatccaaagggcaaggaaaaaaggaaagtaatggattcacaacaattttccagttttcaatggaattactataAAGACATCCATAATATACAATACAcatatccataatcggcagaggtattttttgaattgaaaacttttttagacgcgttgagcacttcttgggtgaagaaaaatcgtggaaccgaacgcaatccatgcgtgtcaatttaaaaaaaaaaatcttatatatactctcctattgtctttaatagataaaggtaagaaaaaaagtattggagaaaatagaaaaaaaatttacagattataaaaacaaaagttttttgcggaactcaagatatgcctatacgagagagcaacaagaactctggaaattttagtgatcttttgaaattcagagtagacgttggagataaagatttagagatccattcattcaacgcagctggtttgaatttggacaaacttgtagcacaaggttatgatggaggctcaacaatggctggtgaaattctcagggttcaaaatatcataagagaCAAGTACAAGATAGCAATTTATTTCCGTAGTGCCTCCACtaggttgaatttagtaataaataaCATCAGTAAAATAACTGAGATTCGTAAGAGCATTGGAACCGTTAATGACATTAtagtcttttttcgagagaGTACCTTAAGAAtaaatctgattccaaatattcctttgttttgtgaaactcgttggtcagctaaatataaatctttgcaagttttcgctgaaaacttcaatactatattcaaaactctttttgctataaaatctggagaaatctcaatgaattcttcatcaacaaaaagagctgctaagttatgggctgcaataaactcttccacttttgtgatttgtttgacggtagcaagtaaatattaaaatatattggaaccaatagcaaatacactataaggtgtttctattaattttgtagattttcaccgtcatataaatttaattatagaaatatgtggaaaacatcgctcagatgatgcatgcttcacagaaattttttccaaagcatcAACTTTTGCTCAGAGTCTCAATATAGAGATtggaaaaccacgaatttgcggtagacaaatatacagatctaattatgaagcagattcagctgaagattacttcgaaaaatctatattcatcccatatttagatcatttgatttcagccctTGAAACGAGATTCTTGAAAGAACATGTAAgcttttttctttcttcaattgccaaagaattcaaaattactagatattAAATCTTTCGCATCTGAGGTCggcaatatgtataacattgaaaatttagaaagtgaattgaacatttggaatgagtatttatctaaatcacaaatgaatgaaaacataaaaattgaagatcttatcggacaatgtaaattttctccGGCTATCAGagaatgccttattcttctccttacaTTTCCATGTACTACTCGTGCAATAGAGCGTAGTTTCagcgcagaattaaattttagatcagaataaaatatgcctactctgttgtatagcgattaagtattttgtcttcagaattaatattgtttttatgagttgttttttgcaatttatgatttgttaattttgataaaatacttgtttgttgtttttacattctggagcaattctgtgctattttgaatcatattttagtatcaTGTTTTAAACTCCATTGTTTGCGTCATTCactgtatatttcaagatttatcattattcttttattattcttatgaacatagttttatcgagcatatatgtatatattttttatttcattattactcgttgttttttctttatcagcaattataataattatttcatttcgttctccatattttatatttattttttttgtaaattcgtCCATTGAATGTGACTCTTTTTGAAGAGAGTTaccgtattattttacatcaccctatgttgttgatgtttaaaaaaaatgttgaagtggaaaatttcatcatttttattttgcacagtCCTCCCCCCACtcatgaatataaatacagaaatagaaagaaacggaatactaatatcgcttacgacaatcatggacgccttatcaattttcaataattttcatcttttgccccccctgagaaaaatttctgcgggcgcccatgggtTGAAAAAAGAAGGATTGTCCGAAAATgttttcattccaaataaatgtTTTCGTTTTTTTCGGAATGATATAGTGAGTTGTCGTTGAAAAACACTGCATATTAACATATTCCACACCATTTTTGAATCTCAATATCCCGAAACgtagagaaaaatataaaatataattgtgaaacattttcaatgaatatgCAGCTGCAAGATCATCGAATATGAATCTCAAAAACGCATAACTCTCAGTATATGAGGGATAGGATTCTGTGGTAGTTTTGTTTAattttccagaatttttttgcTAAAACGATATTagcattttattattgaaaaaagtaaACTAAAATTGCAAACCGGTAACTTAGTAAGAAATCATGATTGCCATATCTTCTAAGAAATTATACTCCAAAAGATTTCGATGGTTTCAGCaggttgattgaaaaaaaaataatacagggGGATTCACCGCCatggtctattagacgtttgtggcatattgctgaaattgtcatcaaaaaagctatctagtGAAGCAATAATATACTGCGTGTGACATTCGAAAGAAggaagtagtctgtttccggtataactggaagttgtagagaactgaaaatattttaggcagaaagatcattgtctcaaaccccaacatgcaaattttcagcacaaaattgtgatcAGTTTTTTATAAACTGCTGATAgcccatcgcggtgaatcaccctgtatatccaatTTATTAACGAACCCACTATCGTCATTACCGTATGAGGTCCAACTAAATGTCTCTCACCCTGTTTTGTTGGTTTCAACTGGCTGAGTAAAGCGATAGGTGACATGCAAATGAGGCTTCCCATCCAGATGGCTGCAATTAGTTTGTAAGCGTGGCTTGAGGTTTGCCATCTTAACGATCGAAGTGGATGACAAATGGCATAATACCTTTCAACGGATATCGCTACCAGCGTCCATGCTCCCACAGAAACTGAACAAGCTGCAATGAagaatcaaatataaaaaaaaattagcactgcaattgaatcaatttgaaaaaatcatggTGTAAAACTTCCAAGGAGTGGGTAtatcatcaatgaatattttttattaaaaagaTTGCATTGTTTAACTAACAGGACAATTAAAAAgtacccggtctaccatagtgaaacacatttttttggcgaaattcgattttattattcaacatagttgccttttcgatacaatttttgtagtacgatttgtcttttgcttcacaataggcctcagtttccgtcgattacttcttcattggcaattaatttatttccagcgaacattctttcgaggtctgagaacaaaaaagtcgctgggggccagatctggcgaatacggtggatgcagatgcaattcgaagtccaattcatgcaattttgccattgttttcattgatttgtgacacggcgcattgtcttgatgaaacagcacctttattttcttcaaatggggccgttttttaacgatttcatcctttaaacgatccaataacgctatataataatcgctgttgatggtctggcccttttggaggaaatcaatgaatattataataataataatataataataataataataatatggtttattcaCAATTAAATTTACATTGATTGCTTTTGACAAAAAAGTAATGTACATACTGGAAAACTGAACAAAATAATAAGCCAatacaacacaaaaaaaaagactGTTGCTGAATAggttataccttgcgcatccaagaatactgatgccagaaccttgccagctgactgttgtgtttttcctcgctttggattcggttcatcgtgtgcagtccactcagccgACGATCGATTGGAcggagtgaaattattttatcattttcatttatatgtttcatccattgtcacatatcaaagcaaaaattcaggtttattgcacttaaacagcttcaaacactgctcagaatcattaacacgttgttgctttcgatcgattgtgagctcgcgggcacccattttgcaaacAGTTTTCTCATgttcaaatattcgtgaatgatatgatgtatacattcagatgatatcttcacaatgtctgctatctcgatcaactcacTCTACGgccattaaaaattattttgtgaacgccatgcaccgccatctgtgcatcagactttTCAATATGCCTAATatgttatcaatgaatattcttTATCAAAAACATTGCATTCTTCAACATTTCAAATTGAGTGTAACCTCTGTATGTTCCAGGTGGATGCATTTTAAAACATGATAATTTTATGATTCATTCAACTGCCATCTCGAAAACATATTCCAAGTTTTTAGTCCCGTTAAATTGATTCTCAATGCAAATGAGATGAAAGAACTTCTTCGCTGTGATAAATATGGTAGTTTTTCTCTTGAACTGCGAACTGTAGAATTAGTCAGGATTTACGTCAGTGGAAGTTTTTCTTCTACACAAAATGACATAGTTAAAAAACAATAACGAGTTGAATCCTTTAGCGAAATTCAGTGCTAATGGCGCCACCAGAAacacaaaaaatatcgaaaagaaatGACGATAACAGTGACAGGATTTGGGGATTCCTAACGTAAATTAGGTAATGATTTTAGGGGGATTAAAACAaggtaattattgaaaatattgtaacCAAATCATTTATATGGCTATAAAGGAAGCTCTCCATACTCAATCAATTTCCATACTAAGAGAACAACATCTACGCGATGATGAGAGATACATTCAAGCATATGCATTTCAACTGAATTTCCTTTGTTTGTACGCTCCCAGTGAAACCTGCAGTTGAAGATCCACGTTTAACATGTCATTTCCACATTTATAACTACTTAACTTACTTGGTGGAATTCATGTGGTATAAACTCCAAACATTCATTTCCAACTAATAAATGAATCTGATATAAACGGAAGTTTTCTATTTCGCTGCAGGtttattgaaaattgttggAGTTAAAGTCCTAAACAACTTGGAAATTCAGAGAGAGATTCATTTTGATGGTTGAAGAGCTTGTCTCGAAATGATATTAGATATCTGCTTCCGCCACGTCTTTCATCAACTTTGATATCTACGTTTTGCGGTAAATGCAGTAAACATTAAAATTCGAATGAGAATAAAATATCACAATTACGTTTATACAGGGCGAACTCTGTGGAAATGCACATACTTCAAATAGATTTAGAAGATAATAAGCCGTTTCCAAAAAAGCCccacatgtacagggtgggctaatttcgatgttttagcactacaacttttaaatcagaggagatagacaaaatctgatgcCCCATTCTCGTTATCTTATTCAGAGAAATTTATAAATAGTAGTAGAGTAGTTTTCATTTGTGGCCACCTACTTGTGTTTttgagcgaaaattggaaaaatggtgatatcgaaaaaaattatatctccgctaatattgatgatagagctctgaagttGAAACATTATAGAGGTATTTTTTTACGCAGAATCCAGTAGCGTGCACGTATTTTCAACAGAATTCTCAAATACGAAGGTATTCGATTACTTTGTGATCTCAGAGAAATGGAGTGAAAGGCATAGAAATGAAAAAGGCCATTATACGATGCTAAATTTTTATGTGCTCATTATCAATTAAAACCATATAAATATTGAGGTTCTTAGATGAAAAACTTTTCTGTTATACATAtaaaccatacgatgttgtcaatttttgaaatcagtaaaaatttcaatcaattgacgttcggaattttttttatttcgccaTAAAAAGTGGTTTTTTCACTGAGAAAAAATTCTtgtgtcaaaaagtatgtcCTCTTTAATTGACTTTGCGCCTTATAAATTGACGCcctggcaaaatgtccggtatgccggtcctggcgaTATATCCATCTTATTATTTGTTTACTTTCCGAGTAGGTAGACACCGAATGCACAGACAGaataatatgtatatattgCTGTGTTTATTTTCAAAGTAGACAACTAGATGATGTATCATTGAAATTATGTTACTGTCTGAGAATTCCTATAAGAACTAGGAGGAGATGTCGACAAATCATAAGACATTATTAAATTCAAGTTGTCTTAGGGAACTTTCTCAAGACGGGACTGACATAATGAAGTGTATTTCGAATTCGAGTTATTGCATTTTGAGGAGAAGTCAAGAATACTTCATACTTCGTGTTTGAATATGTCTTGGAAAAATAGACCAGAGGTTAAGGCATCCGATAATAATGGATTCATGGAACATTGGAGCTGTGTCCTTTATGAAATTTCGTTGTTTTTGTTCCATTTATTATCGTTTCTGTAAAAAGCTATAATCATTTCTCTAACGAATGAGAGCCCTATTTCATAacgaatatcaatatttatgaAAACTCCAGCGAATTATTATTCTTCAAACAGAGGCAGGTGCTGGCTCTAGCCATACCAATCAAGAATGTGGTTATTGAATTTCGCAATACctaatgtaccgggtttttcaccaatTATTTGACcctccctttaactttgttactaaaagaggtacaaaaaatgttttctacaaatgtttcacgaaatcgactagtgttttttaaaattatttcacaaaacgaaatatatacagagtgggcaacatattgattgcaacttcatttttcaaatggaaaaccctgtatatttttctatatttgactagcacTTTtgcccctgatttcgaatatataacataggtttggtctatctctctaattctgagtaccacagagtttagaattttaagaaccacctggcaagctcaGTAATGAGATTTCAAGTGGTaggcccttttttgagttatctcgttgccAACGATAtgatagtcaaattgccaacgagttAACTCataaaagggcattttgagttatcgcagcctaccactaactaacttcattcctgaattgaacaaccatgatgtccaggagctgtggttccaataagacggcgcaacatgtcacacagctcgtgccacaatcgatttattgaaagacacgtttggtgaccgcctaatttcacgttttggacctgtgaattggcctccaagatcttgtgaattaacaccgttagactactttctgtggggctatgtaaagtcattggtctatgcggataagccacaaacccttgaccatttggaagccaatactcgccgtgttattgccgatatacggtcacaaatgttggaaaaagtcatcgaaaattggacgtccagattggactacatccgagccagccgtggcggtcatatgccagaaatcatatttaaaatgtaattccacaagattatcttgcggataaataaaattcatgtcaatcgaataatccatcgttgttttattgcaatttaaagttctatagctctaaaaaaacaacctttagcTCAATTCGTTAGGGATTCATGGTGTTCACGGTTGGCCGGAAGAACAGGCATTCTCCATATGACCAAGAATGAAAGACATCTTGATGAAATGATATCTGATCTGTTCAGAGACGAGCGCACAAAAAATTATAGCTTTTATCAGAATTAGTGATTATggtttatttttatgattttggcGAAATTGCAAACCATTAACTCTCCCGGTTTAATCTTGTGAGAACTATTGTTTCTGAGATAAATGGACAGAGATTACTATTTCTACGAATTTATATCCAAACTTTTTCCGCTGATTGAAGATGAAAGATATTTCGAGATGAAAAGACCAGAGTCAGATGAACGAGGACCGATAGAAGATGAAAAGTCGCCCCAACTTCCATTAAATTCAACGACATTATCAAGTTTATTATTAGTTTCACCAATGAAAGATATCAAACTTTGCAATCATTTCTCAGTTCCCGATTAGATATTTTCTCATCGACAATCAATTTAttttactataaataaaaaaaaactttgctACTGATTTTTCGTTTCCGAAATGTAAAAAAATGTAATGTAAAAACCATATGGTTTAATTTCCTGATCGATTTGAAACTGTATGTGTGAAGagtaaattcatgaatttactACTCGCTACTGTGTACACTCTTCCTATCTCTGtaggttcttcagtgcagattctttctctttttttttcatccaattttattattcagaagcaattcgaagccgaattcatgcaattttggcattgttttcattgatttgtgacacggcgcattgtcttgatgaaagagcattttttttcttcaaatggggcggTTTTTTAACGATCTCATCctctaaacgatccaataacgctatataataatcgctgttcaaggtctggtccttttggaggtaatcaatgaatattatacattgcgcatcccagaatactgatgccataacctttccagctgactgttgtgtttttcctcgctttggattcggtcatcgtatgcagtccactcagctaactgtagattggactccggagtgaaatgatggagccatgttttatccattgtcacatatcaacgcaaaaatccaggtttattgcactgaaacagcttcaaacactgctcagaatcattaacacgttgttttgatcgattgtgagttcgcgcggcacccattacccacacatctttctcatgttcaaatattcgtgaatgatatgatgtacacgttcagatgatatcttcccaatgtctgctttctcgatcaacttcacttcacggtcattcaaaattttttgtgaacttttttgattttttcgtcggtgacaacctCTCTTGGGCGTCCAATACGTTCGccttcttcggtgctcatttcaccacgttt is drawn from Harmonia axyridis chromosome 7, icHarAxyr1.1, whole genome shotgun sequence and contains these coding sequences:
- the LOC123684447 gene encoding cholecystokinin receptor-like — protein: MENFTVPFPSNWTDNFGWNSFSTSRTITRPKSSTPTWYETGKVQIPLYSVIFMLAVVGNTLVILTLIRNQRMRTITNLFLLNLAVSDLLLGVLCMPFTLIGALLRDFVFGEVMCKLVPFLQACSVSVGAWTLVAISVERYYAICHPLRSLRWQTSSHAYKLIAAIWMGSLICMSPIALLSQLKPTKQGNHKCRESWFSKRQERAYNIFLDGILLLIPLLVMMTTYTLIARTLYKGIKSEKALRDRCVNGDMEVFLHHKSTKKTLSQRDSSAHSSLRNNSQTTSTPKRNTKILMRSLTLRRTNADRSLHNKKRVIKMLFAVVLEFFICWTPLYIINTVALFDPFIIYNGLGYTAISFFQLLAYTSSCCNPITYCFMNRAFRKTFVNIFGCFSKYNNDLVGSDINMVTKLVHKFPDPNT